The following proteins come from a genomic window of Terriglobia bacterium:
- the xrt gene encoding exosortase: MNFSVAPGQASGPANRSQLPPGAGALRRFLIFAALLALCFAGPFGNLVRFAFESNLFSYVLLVPFISGYLVWVRRKDVALTARGAYLLAAIAAAVGFGLLMAARPGFSGVWIEASGNLLTIQMLSFSFLLWSGGFVFLGWQTMRALAFPALFLVFVAPIPLSIVGTLETVLQHASADWSYRLIELAGIPVYRSGINFHMPGIAFSVAQECSGIRSTLVLFLSSLVAGHLFLRTAWRRWVFASIVIPLGIARNAFRILVLAVLCARVDPSYIHSSIHRNGGPVFFVLSLVPFGIILFWLWRTERKGKR, from the coding sequence TTGAATTTCAGTGTCGCTCCGGGTCAAGCATCCGGGCCTGCGAATCGGAGCCAGCTTCCCCCCGGCGCTGGGGCGCTTCGCCGGTTCTTGATATTCGCGGCGTTGTTAGCGCTGTGCTTCGCAGGGCCTTTCGGTAACCTGGTACGATTTGCTTTCGAATCAAACCTGTTCTCATATGTGCTACTTGTGCCTTTTATCTCCGGCTACCTCGTCTGGGTTCGGAGGAAGGATGTGGCGCTCACGGCCCGCGGGGCTTACTTGCTTGCCGCGATCGCGGCTGCAGTGGGTTTCGGGCTGCTCATGGCTGCACGACCCGGTTTCTCTGGAGTGTGGATTGAAGCGTCGGGGAACCTCCTCACGATTCAAATGCTCTCCTTTTCCTTTTTGCTCTGGAGCGGAGGCTTCGTCTTCCTGGGCTGGCAGACGATGCGTGCGCTTGCATTTCCTGCTCTGTTCCTGGTTTTCGTGGCGCCGATTCCACTCTCGATCGTGGGGACGCTGGAGACGGTTCTGCAACATGCTTCAGCAGACTGGTCCTATAGGCTCATCGAACTCGCAGGAATTCCCGTGTACCGATCCGGCATCAACTTTCATATGCCCGGGATCGCGTTCAGCGTAGCTCAGGAATGCAGCGGGATCCGTTCGACGCTCGTTCTGTTTTTAAGTTCACTCGTAGCCGGTCACCTGTTCCTTCGTACGGCCTGGAGGCGATGGGTTTTTGCCTCGATCGTGATTCCCCTAGGAATAGCCCGAAACGCTTTTCGCATTCTCGTCCTTGCCGTGCTGTGTGCGCGAGTCGACCCGTCCTATATCCATTCCTCTATCCACAGGAACGGTGGCCCGGTATTTTTCGTCCTCTCGCTCGTTCCGTTTGGAATAATCCTGTTCTGGCTTTGGCGAACGGAAAGGAAGGGTAAGCGCTAA